In one window of Legionella fallonii LLAP-10 DNA:
- a CDS encoding ABCB family ABC transporter ATP-binding protein/permease, translating to MMNESLPSIKETIYYLWPCVWTKNSLRGKIHVVLALLFILISIALNLCVPIFLKEAINALSGHALFLNSTPLVIILTYASVWGASKACITLSQVIAFPVELEGARKFCLELFDHVQALSTKFHRERKSGEILTIIERSHSSAVDLIGRPIVMILPVLIEIIFAMIFLSYFYDLFFGLVLLLMLVSYILLSYYTAQWIVKCRMKQNNEDASANAYLVESLLHADTVKYFNTQQDEINTAAQKSQEKACADTRALNADAKIHLMQNVIVGMCVIIMLLLAGSRVIAGSMNVGDFVLVHGYLFMFMLPLSMLGYRIRVTRDDLARFQTAIQLLKIPIDIQDQPNARTLKYKEGKIQFDHVHFTYNEHRKILDDVSFIVEPGTTTAIVGSSGSGKSTLARLIFRLYDLNSGSIQIDGQNISNIQHASLRAILGIVPQETALFNDTLRNNLIYGNPHVTHDELADAIQAVHLDRFVAKLPDGLETRVGERGLKLSGGEKQRVAIARMLLKKPKIFIFDEATSSLDMKTEKDIQTCLKQISINTTTLIIAHRLSTVTHADNILVLAKGVIIEQGTHNELLNQNGAYAQLWKAQSQNKIDTGSINGFVP from the coding sequence ATGATGAATGAAAGTTTACCCAGCATTAAAGAAACTATCTACTATCTTTGGCCTTGCGTTTGGACAAAGAACAGCCTAAGAGGAAAAATTCACGTTGTCTTGGCTCTCTTATTTATATTGATTTCCATTGCACTAAATTTGTGTGTCCCCATTTTTTTAAAAGAAGCCATTAATGCACTCTCTGGACATGCCCTATTTTTAAACAGCACCCCTTTAGTCATCATTCTGACTTATGCATCGGTTTGGGGTGCATCCAAAGCTTGTATCACCCTCAGTCAAGTAATAGCTTTTCCTGTAGAATTAGAAGGGGCGAGAAAATTTTGTTTAGAACTTTTTGATCACGTACAAGCGCTTTCCACAAAATTTCATAGAGAACGTAAATCAGGCGAAATTCTTACAATCATAGAACGTTCACACTCGTCTGCTGTTGATCTTATTGGTCGACCTATTGTGATGATATTGCCGGTTCTTATAGAAATAATTTTTGCTATGATTTTTTTGAGCTATTTTTATGATCTTTTTTTTGGATTGGTTCTATTGTTGATGCTGGTTTCTTATATCTTGCTAAGCTATTACACCGCTCAATGGATTGTAAAATGCAGAATGAAGCAAAACAATGAAGATGCATCTGCAAACGCCTATCTGGTGGAAAGCCTGTTGCATGCGGATACCGTGAAATATTTTAATACCCAACAGGATGAAATCAATACAGCTGCTCAAAAATCACAAGAAAAGGCCTGTGCAGATACTCGAGCATTAAATGCCGATGCAAAAATTCATCTTATGCAAAATGTCATTGTCGGTATGTGTGTTATTATTATGCTCTTACTTGCTGGCAGCCGAGTCATTGCAGGGAGCATGAATGTCGGAGATTTTGTACTGGTCCATGGCTATTTATTCATGTTCATGCTGCCATTATCCATGCTAGGCTATCGAATTCGTGTTACCCGAGATGATTTAGCTCGTTTTCAAACCGCGATTCAGTTGCTGAAAATTCCTATCGATATTCAAGACCAACCCAATGCCAGAACACTTAAGTACAAAGAAGGAAAAATCCAATTTGATCACGTCCATTTTACTTATAATGAACATCGAAAAATTCTTGATGACGTTAGCTTTATAGTTGAACCCGGTACCACTACTGCAATCGTTGGATCCTCAGGATCCGGCAAATCCACTCTCGCAAGATTAATCTTTCGGCTTTACGATTTGAATTCGGGGAGTATTCAGATTGATGGGCAAAATATTAGCAATATCCAACATGCATCACTCAGAGCAATACTCGGTATTGTTCCTCAGGAAACTGCTTTATTCAATGATACCTTAAGAAATAACCTGATATATGGAAATCCGCATGTCACTCATGATGAATTGGCGGATGCAATACAAGCAGTACATCTTGACAGGTTCGTGGCAAAACTGCCTGATGGGTTAGAAACCAGAGTTGGTGAGCGCGGATTAAAATTGTCTGGTGGCGAAAAACAGCGAGTGGCCATCGCTAGAATGCTGCTTAAAAAACCTAAAATTTTTATTTTTGATGAAGCAACATCTTCACTGGATATGAAAACAGAGAAAGACATTCAGACCTGTCTCAAACAGATATCGATCAACACAACAACACTTATTATTGCACATAGACTTTCTACAGTAACGCATGCAGATAATATTCTGGTACTCGCTAAAGGTGTGATTATTGAGCAAGGTACCCACAATGAACTACTAAATCAAAATGGTGCCTATGCTCAATTGTGGAAAGCTCAAAGTCAAAATAAAATTGACACAGGGTCTATTAATGGCTTTGTTCCTTAG
- a CDS encoding aldo/keto reductase family protein encodes MNIKQNDTSTTPPILYGTAWKEDDTKRLVLQALNSGFRGIDTANQRRHYFEEAVGDAIDQFLTTSQKTRSDLFLQTKFTSVHGQDHRKPYDEFDSLTNQVKQSFASSLEHLQTDYIDAYILHGPSLSHGIIDADLEIWQAMEELVCSRKVKFLGISNVNMAQVEELYRKVSIKPSFIQNRCFAITQWDQDVRTFSQKNKIIYQGFSLLTANQRYLLNPHMQSLAVKYDKTIPQIIFRFANQVGILPLTGTTNQQHMDNDLNIYDFELTQEEIQYIENIGL; translated from the coding sequence ATGAATATAAAACAAAACGACACATCAACCACTCCCCCTATTTTATATGGTACAGCATGGAAAGAAGATGACACAAAACGTTTGGTGCTCCAGGCACTCAACTCAGGATTTCGAGGGATTGATACTGCCAATCAACGTAGGCATTATTTTGAAGAAGCCGTGGGTGATGCAATTGATCAATTTTTAACAACTAGTCAAAAAACACGCAGTGATTTATTTCTACAAACAAAATTTACCTCTGTACATGGCCAAGATCATAGAAAACCTTATGATGAATTTGATTCATTGACCAACCAGGTCAAGCAATCCTTTGCAAGCTCACTAGAACATTTACAGACAGACTACATTGACGCCTATATACTTCATGGCCCTTCACTATCTCATGGAATAATCGATGCAGATTTAGAAATTTGGCAGGCCATGGAAGAGCTGGTGTGTAGTAGAAAGGTAAAGTTTCTCGGCATTTCTAACGTTAATATGGCACAAGTTGAAGAACTATATAGAAAAGTCTCTATAAAGCCGTCGTTTATACAAAATAGATGTTTCGCCATAACACAATGGGATCAAGACGTTAGGACATTTAGTCAAAAAAACAAGATTATCTATCAAGGATTTTCTTTGCTCACTGCGAATCAGCGGTATTTATTAAACCCTCACATGCAATCACTTGCTGTAAAATATGATAAAACCATCCCGCAAATTATATTTCGCTTTGCAAACCAAGTGGGGATATTGCCTTTAACCGGCACTACAAATCAACAACACATGGATAATGATTTAAACATATATGACTTTGAGCTTACACAAGAAGAAATTCAATATATAGAAAATATAGGATTATAA
- a CDS encoding GNAT family N-acetyltransferase — MTIKIETPRMLLRLIKDEDLDQVAQLHADREVRKFFPDGTQDREQTKRRIKQIMNLYGDKGLPGFVIFNKVTHEFIGRCGFGPIETGEIEVGYLIVRKFWGMGYASEALEALLEWSKININSDYIIAFAPLKHSASHRVMEKCGMEYYKDELGHGVECKFYRSKNK; from the coding sequence ATGACCATTAAAATTGAAACACCAAGGATGCTTTTGCGTTTAATTAAGGATGAGGACTTAGATCAAGTTGCTCAGCTTCATGCAGACCGAGAAGTTAGAAAATTCTTTCCTGATGGAACACAAGATCGCGAGCAGACTAAGCGAAGAATAAAACAGATTATGAACCTTTATGGAGATAAAGGATTGCCTGGTTTTGTTATATTCAATAAGGTGACTCATGAATTCATTGGACGATGTGGATTTGGGCCAATTGAAACAGGGGAAATTGAAGTTGGATACCTTATTGTAAGAAAATTTTGGGGTATGGGTTATGCATCTGAAGCACTAGAGGCACTTCTTGAATGGAGTAAAATAAATATCAATTCTGATTATATTATTGCTTTTGCGCCACTCAAACATAGTGCATCACATCGAGTAATGGAGAAGTGTGGTATGGAATATTATAAAGATGAACTTGGTCATGGTGTTGAGTGTAAATTTTATCGTTCCAAAAATAAATAA
- a CDS encoding ABCB family ABC transporter ATP-binding protein/permease encodes MTSLQIISHFFPFFWPKNNFKKKFRVIFSLFLVFTTLALNLIVPIFFKDIVTALSGTIRTSSMMIISLICCYGLLWMLARCSEKIREMLSFVNISTTIADYSTHVFAHLHALNYKFHLDKETGKITSAISRAQLAIAMLISNILFRIVPVFLEILFAFLIIWHFYGLSYGLYLIIILGIYLVFNGLTQKKSTVLQKNCSIAELNVSSAITDSLLNTETVKYYNSQTVEHKKIDQFLQESVHANTALFSGNGTFLVIQTLIIAGGLAFLSYKVGYQILIGQLKIGDFVLINGYLLQLFEPLSEASVRWRDTKNDLSKIEYSAYLLDQTDEVEQDHPDAKPLFITGPHVHFKNVTFGYQPEHPILKNVSFEVPPAKMTAIVGPSGSGKSTIARLLLGLFEVTQGQILIDDQDITAVSKHSLRQQIGIVPQEVLLFNNTLRFNLCYGALNISEREINNVIQLAHLEEMVKNLPKGIETNIGEGGFKLSGGERQRIGIARCLLRNPSILLFDEATASLDTQTEKNIQENIEEVTKHTTSIVIAHRLSTIIHADNILVLQDGEIVEAGTHQELIEKKGLYYSMWNSQQQKSAS; translated from the coding sequence TTGACGAGTTTACAGATAATATCCCATTTTTTTCCATTTTTTTGGCCGAAAAATAATTTTAAAAAAAAGTTTCGGGTCATATTTTCATTATTTTTGGTTTTCACAACACTCGCCTTAAATTTAATTGTACCCATTTTTTTTAAAGATATAGTAACTGCATTATCCGGTACGATAAGGACATCGAGCATGATGATTATCTCGCTGATCTGCTGTTATGGATTACTCTGGATGCTGGCAAGATGCAGTGAAAAAATTCGCGAGATGCTTTCTTTTGTAAACATAAGTACAACAATTGCGGATTATAGTACTCATGTCTTTGCACACCTTCATGCTTTAAATTACAAATTTCATCTGGATAAGGAAACCGGAAAAATAACCAGCGCTATCAGTCGCGCACAGCTTGCAATCGCGATGCTTATCTCGAACATATTGTTTCGGATTGTGCCTGTTTTTTTAGAAATTCTCTTCGCTTTTTTAATCATTTGGCACTTCTATGGCTTAAGCTATGGCCTCTATCTAATTATTATTTTGGGAATCTATCTTGTTTTTAATGGACTCACTCAAAAAAAATCCACAGTCCTGCAAAAAAATTGTAGCATTGCTGAATTAAATGTAAGTTCCGCAATTACCGACAGCCTACTCAACACAGAAACTGTAAAATACTACAACAGTCAAACCGTAGAACATAAAAAAATAGACCAATTTTTACAAGAAAGCGTTCATGCAAATACAGCATTATTTAGTGGAAACGGTACATTTTTGGTGATACAAACACTCATTATTGCGGGGGGTCTTGCCTTTTTGTCCTATAAAGTAGGGTACCAAATTTTAATTGGACAGTTAAAAATTGGTGACTTTGTCCTGATTAATGGCTATTTATTACAGTTATTTGAACCTTTAAGCGAAGCTAGTGTGCGTTGGCGAGATACCAAAAATGATTTATCCAAAATAGAATATTCAGCCTATTTATTAGATCAAACCGATGAAGTTGAACAAGACCATCCTGATGCAAAACCTTTATTCATTACCGGCCCGCATGTTCACTTTAAAAACGTCACTTTCGGTTACCAACCAGAACACCCCATTTTAAAAAATGTAAGCTTCGAAGTTCCACCCGCAAAGATGACAGCTATTGTGGGACCCAGCGGATCGGGTAAATCAACGATTGCACGATTATTGCTGGGATTATTTGAAGTCACTCAGGGACAAATACTCATAGATGACCAGGATATTACTGCTGTGAGCAAGCATTCATTACGCCAACAAATCGGAATTGTTCCACAAGAAGTTCTACTCTTCAACAATACGTTGAGGTTTAATCTCTGCTACGGTGCTCTAAATATCTCCGAGCGTGAAATCAATAACGTAATCCAACTGGCGCACTTGGAAGAGATGGTAAAAAACCTCCCCAAAGGAATTGAAACCAACATCGGTGAAGGGGGTTTTAAATTATCAGGAGGAGAACGCCAGAGGATTGGAATAGCAAGATGTTTATTACGCAACCCGAGTATTTTGTTATTTGATGAAGCAACCGCATCGCTCGACACGCAGACTGAAAAAAATATCCAGGAAAATATTGAGGAAGTTACAAAACATACCACCAGTATAGTCATTGCACATCGTTTGAGTACGATTATTCATGCTGACAACATTCTTGTTTTACAAGACGGAGAAATCGTAGAAGCTGGAACGCATCAAGAATTAATCGAGAAAAAGGGATTATATTACTCCATGTGGAATAGCCAGCAGCAAAAGAGTGCATCATGA
- a CDS encoding SAM-dependent methyltransferase translates to MKVVALVGTGIKTIAHITEEAKGYISTCDKVIYLVNEPLLERYIRKLAKSSESLDEIYFNSKSRESAYNNIAQYIHSAIEDVRSLCVVIYGHPCVFATPGLLALSMLGDSIKTVVCPGISTQDCLYADLRFDPASGGIQSFDATEYLLYDKVVDPSSHVVIYQIGMVGNLGLPTNKINFEALNFIKKKLIELYKKEKKAVIYEAALYPGTHPKISEFDLEQLDRQELTTLSTLYIPPDKIQRMPSSDALRLLNQVA, encoded by the coding sequence GTGAAAGTTGTAGCGTTAGTTGGTACTGGAATTAAAACAATAGCTCATATTACAGAAGAAGCAAAAGGATATATTTCTACTTGTGATAAGGTAATCTACTTAGTTAATGAACCCTTGCTAGAGCGCTATATTCGTAAATTAGCGAAATCATCAGAGTCACTGGATGAAATATACTTTAACTCTAAATCAAGAGAAAGTGCTTATAATAATATTGCACAATATATTCATAGCGCGATAGAAGATGTACGATCATTATGTGTTGTTATATATGGTCATCCATGTGTGTTTGCTACTCCTGGCTTGCTCGCTTTGTCTATGCTTGGTGATAGCATTAAAACAGTGGTGTGCCCTGGTATTTCAACTCAAGATTGTTTATATGCCGATCTTAGGTTTGATCCCGCATCTGGAGGTATCCAATCCTTTGATGCTACGGAATATCTTCTATATGATAAAGTAGTAGATCCTTCTTCTCATGTAGTAATTTACCAGATTGGTATGGTTGGAAATCTGGGTTTACCAACAAATAAAATCAATTTTGAGGCTCTTAATTTTATTAAAAAAAAATTAATCGAACTCTATAAAAAAGAAAAAAAAGCGGTTATTTACGAAGCTGCTCTTTATCCTGGTACTCATCCAAAGATATCTGAATTTGATTTAGAGCAACTTGATAGGCAAGAGTTAACAACACTGTCTACTTTGTATATTCCTCCCGATAAAATACAACGAATGCCGAGTTCTGATGCATTAAGGTTATTAAATCAAGTGGCATAG
- a CDS encoding NYN domain-containing protein, with the protein MTKITTDEAALKLAVLIDADNARAVIIDGLLTEIAGYGDAIVRRIYGDFTLPSSAQWKKVLHKYAIKPVQQFAFTSGKNATDSALIIDAMDLLYTHRFGGFCIVSSDSDFTSLANRIREEGLQVFGFGEKKTPEAFRNACNKFIFTEVLRPVAPPDQLISQSKKRKQPVKQAKANEPSAQEFPKEFILEALNNSYDDTGWAYIGTFGGYLTKLKPDFDSRLYGFKKLSDLVKGKPEIFETEERVNPGSNTKVLYLRGRQE; encoded by the coding sequence ATGACAAAAATTACAACAGATGAAGCCGCGTTAAAATTAGCTGTACTTATTGATGCTGATAATGCTCGAGCAGTTATTATTGATGGTCTTTTAACTGAGATTGCTGGTTATGGAGATGCTATCGTAAGGAGAATTTATGGCGATTTCACCTTACCATCTAGCGCACAATGGAAAAAGGTATTGCATAAATACGCTATAAAACCAGTACAGCAGTTTGCTTTTACTTCTGGAAAAAATGCAACAGATAGTGCACTTATTATTGATGCTATGGATCTACTTTATACGCATCGTTTTGGTGGTTTTTGTATCGTGTCAAGTGATAGTGATTTTACAAGTCTTGCTAACCGTATTCGTGAAGAAGGGTTGCAAGTTTTTGGATTTGGAGAAAAAAAAACACCAGAGGCATTTCGTAATGCCTGCAATAAATTTATTTTCACTGAAGTACTACGCCCTGTAGCACCACCTGATCAATTAATTAGCCAGTCAAAAAAGAGAAAGCAGCCTGTTAAACAAGCAAAAGCTAATGAACCCTCAGCACAAGAATTTCCAAAAGAATTTATTCTAGAAGCATTAAATAACTCATACGATGATACTGGTTGGGCATACATAGGAACATTTGGTGGCTATTTAACTAAGTTAAAACCAGACTTTGATTCCAGGCTTTATGGTTTCAAAAAGCTGAGTGATTTGGTTAAGGGAAAACCGGAGATTTTTGAAACGGAAGAACGAGTCAATCCTGGATCGAACACAAAAGTTTTATATTTACGTGGTAGACAAGAATAA